From Apium graveolens cultivar Ventura chromosome 9, ASM990537v1, whole genome shotgun sequence, the proteins below share one genomic window:
- the LOC141683813 gene encoding NADPH HC-toxin reductase 1-like produces the protein MEKTRVCVTGGSGYLGSWLVKKLLHRGYIVHATLRSLDEKSKVGLLKSLPNADTGLVLFKADIYNPTDFEAAIAGCDYVLHVATPLQHNAESSLYKDTTEAAIAGVKIIADCCLKSQTVKKLIYTASVTASSSLKDDGSGFESCWDESCWTTLNDIPFNYCNNYLRAYTISKTLAEKEILSYNTIESNSVTGLQVVSLACALVGGDTVLSYVPASMGVILSPLLGDSLSSYYQSLQHLQELLGCVPLVHIEDVCEAHVFCMEKPSLKGRFICSNADPTVQEITEYFKNNCPNPEFKILEDVRGERGSRCTSTELEKLGFDYRFNMASILDGSVHCGKMLGFLPPIK, from the exons TTGGCTAGTTAAGAAACTATTACACAGAGGTTATATTGTCCATGCAACTTTAAGAAGCTTAG ATGAGAAATCCAAAGTAGGCCTTCTTAAATCTTTGCCTAATGCGGACACTGGCCTGGTGTTATTCAAAGCTGATATATATAATCCTACTGATTTTGAAGCTGCAATCGCGGGTTGTGACTATGTATTGCATGTGGCTACTCCATTGCAACATAATGCCGAAAGTTCTCTG TACAAGGATACAACCGAAGCTGCCATTGCTGGAGTGAAAATTATAGCTGATTGTTGCCTTAAATCACAAACAGTGAAGAAGCTCATATATACTGCATCTGTGACGGCCTCGTCATCATTGAAGGATGATGGGAGTGGTTTTGAGTCTTGTTGGGATGAATCTTGTTGGACTACTCTCAATGACATTCCTTTTAACTACTGTAATAATTATTTGCGG GCATATACTATTTCAAAGACCTTGGCAGAGAAAGAAATTCTAAGCTACAACACAATTGAATCCAATTCTGTAACTGGTCTACAAGTTGTCAGCTTAGCTTGTGCTTTGGTAGGAGGAGACACAGTTCTTTCCTATGTACCTGCTAGTATGGGTGTGATATTATCACCCCTTCTAGGAGACTCACTCAGTAGCTATTACCAATCCTTGCAACATCTGCAAGAGCTTCTTGGTTGTGTGCCACTCGTTCATATCGAAGATGTTTGTGAAGCGCATGTTTTCTGCATGGAGAAGCCTTCCTTGAAAGGTAGATTTATATGTTCAAATGCAGATCCGACTGTCCAAGAGATCACAGAGTATTTCAAGAACAATTGCCCAAATCCAGAGTTTAAGATTTTAGAAGA TGTGAGGGGAGAAAGAGGAAGCAGATGCACTTCAACAGAGCTCGAAAAACTGGGCTTCGACTACAGATTTAACATGGCTAGCATATTAGACGGGAGTGTACATTGTGGAAAAATGCTAGGATTTCTCCCCCCAATTAAGTAG
- the LOC141683812 gene encoding cation/H(+) antiporter 28 → MQVGLVISNLPFVRNKLSSEVLKQMNYIIESAMVCLMFVVGLDINPVVFIKVPVREMKVAMAGFLTTFIIAFLVTPLLHIPIVNHTVFYLSLSLILSGTAYPLLARLLTDLKIAKSDIGRFVLTSAMLSDTMSILSISVGFIIFDPEDNFKRRKVNEVVTMIITLVIEIFLAAMVAPVIMRWVNRANPAGKPMTGSHLVLALASIIGIASIAPLYAKYSGLLSAFLAGLFMPKEGRISKMLINQVKYLFTSIVYPIFFFWVGIESNLSRFGAGRWRTWKNLVFLFFITLIGKVAGSLISGVMLGFHWRESIEIGLLLSLKGQLHVYLAILARKTKLISNSTSIVMVFVTLLTIIYTPTVVEKIIERARKRSPTQRMALQWHPPGAELQVLICVHGTQNVQSAINIMEISQGPPEPGVMVYLTDMVELTDKISATLVHEADETMTVTDPEVLEMRDSITRMVEEYLDEGGEGVGLRRMLALSTMMNMHKDIIILGEDLMISLIILPFHKEQDADGRLNGGNQGFRNINRKVLRNAPCSIGILVDRGFGSTRISKSSVIINTAVVFIGGKDDREALAFAERFARHPGVKLTVIRFLLDSNNDASVSTRVPKSRMLSAEHEEEMKLDDEYFADFYGKHVAGGHVSYMEKYLVNSGQTFSTLRSLEGHYALFIVGRGGRVNSVLTKGMNDWEECPELGPIGDILSASDFSVTSSVLIIQQHSLRGELQGLQDEFSIM, encoded by the exons ATGCAGGTAGGGCTGGTGATATCAAATTTACCATTCGTGAGAAACAAATTaagttcagaagtacttaaaCAAATGAATTACATAATAGAATCTGCCATGGTCTGTCTCATGTTTGTAGTTGGTCTAGATATAAACCCTGTTGTCTTCATCAAAGTTCCGGTTCGAGAAATGAAAGTAGCCATGGCTGGATTCTTGACTACATTCATCATAGCTTTTCTTGTAACACCACTCTTACACATCCCTATAGTAAACCACACAGTTTTCTACCTAAGTCTTTCCTTAATCCTCTCCGGCACAGCCTATCCTCTTTTAGCCCGTCTTTTAACTGATCTCAAGATAGCCAAATCTGACATAGGAAGATTTGTTCTTACCTCAGCAATGCTATCAGATACCATGTCCATTCTCTCAATTTCAGTAGGGTTTATCATATTTGATCCTGAAGATAATTTTAAGAGGCGAAAAGTGAACGAGGTAGTTACTATGATCATAACTTTAGTGATAGAAATTTTCTTAGCAGCCATGGTTGCACCAGTAATCATGAGATGGGTGAATAGGGCTAATCCAGCAGGCAAGCCTATGACTGGATCTCACCTTGTACTTGCATTGGCATCAATTATCGGAATAGCCAGTATTGCACCATTGTATGCCAAGTATAGTGGTTTGTTGAGTGCTTTTTTAGCAGGCCTGTTTATGCCTAAAGAAGGGAGGATATCTAAGATGCTGATTAATCAAGTTAAGTACTTGTTTACGAGCATCGTTTACCCAATTTTTTTCTTTTGGGTGGGTATAGAATCAAATCTATCCAGATTCGGAGCTGGACGTTGGCGGACTTGGAAAAATCTGGTATTTCTCTTCTTCATAACATTAATCGGAAAAGTAGCAGGATCACTCATTTCTGGGGTAATGTTAGGGTTCCACTGGCGGGAATCTATCGAAATCGGATTGCTCCTCAGTCTCAAGGGTCAGCTCCATGTCTACTTGGCTATACTTGCAAGAAAG ACGAAACTCATAAGTAATTCCACTAGTATTGTGATGGTGTTTGTTACTTTGTTAACCATCATCTACACCCCAACTGTAGTGGAAAAGATTATTGAGCGCGCAAGGAAAAGATCCCCAACTCAGAGAATGGCATTGCAATGGCACCCTCCTGGTGCTGAACTCCAGGTTCTTATCTGTGTTCATGGAACCCAAAATGTTCAATCTGCCATTAACATTATGGAAATTTCTCAAGGCCCTCCTGAACCAGGGGTCATGGTTTACCTTACAGACATGGTGGAACTTACTGATAAAATCTCAGCAACGTTGGTACATGAAGCCGATGAAACCATGACTGTGACAGACCCAGAAGTGCTGGAGATGCGAGACAGTATCACTCGTATGGTTGAAGAGTATTTAGATGAAGGTGGTGAAGGGGTTGGACTGCGGCGAATGCTTGCATTGTCAACCATGATGAATATGCATAAAGATATAATAATTCTTGGAGAGGACTTGATGATTTCACTGATTATACTGCCGTTTCACAAAGAGCAAGATGCAGATGGAAGGCTAAATGGTGGCAATCAGGGGTTTCGAAATATTAATCGCAAG GTTCTCCGTAATGCACCTTGCTCAATAGGCATACTAGTTGACAGAGGATTTGGATCAAcaagaatatcaaagtcaagcGTAATTATCAACACCGCTGTAGTATTCATTGGCGGTAAAGACGATCGTGAAGCACTGGCTTTTGCTGAACGATTTGCTCGACATCCAGGTGTAAAACTAACGGTCATAAGGTTTCTGTTGGATTCGAACAATGATGCAAGTGTATCAACTAGAGTTCCCAAGTCCAGGATGCTGAGTGCAGAGCATGAAGAGGAGATGAAACTAGATGACGAATATTTTGCAGATTTTTATGGAAAGCACGTGGCAGGAGGGCATGTTTCATATATGGAAAAGTACCTTGTGAATTCTGGACAGACGTTTTCAACACTGCGGTCGCTGGAAGGACACTACGCACTCTTCATTGTGGGAAGAGGAGGACGGGTGAACTCTGTTTTGACAAAGGGGATGAATGACTGGGAGGAGTGTCCGGAGTTGGGCCCTATTGGTGACATTCTATCTGCTTCAGATTTTTCAGTCACATCTTCTGTTCTCATCATTCAGCAACATAGTCTTAGAGGAGAACTTCAGGGCCTGCAGGATGAATTCTCCATCATGTAG
- the LOC141685345 gene encoding uncharacterized protein LOC141685345 has translation MEVYVDDMLVKSKVAGDHIKHLMEMFDILRRFRMKLNPQKCVFGVESGKFLGFIVNHRGIEANPAKIKALMDMKSPTNVKQVQSLTGRIAALNRFVSKSSDRCKEFFKAIKLAGKDFVWTSKCEEAFKRIKEQLGNPPMLSKPLDGESLILYLAVSEYSISAVLVREEDGQQSPVYYVSKRLHDAETRYTSMEKLVYALILASRKLRPYFQAHRVEVRTAYPLRQVLHKPESSGRMLKWVVELGQFDLEYVPQTAIKGQALADFLLEFDSEICDKALVMLHPPRAGIVLVSPEGHHLMSAIHFKFYTTNNDAEYEALINGLKIALEMGVRNLIARSDSELVVNQVNGGFQARGPRTELYLRCTQRLIGMFKEVRLECVPQEKNSNADALAKMGSQQEAVLLGTIPLEIQEIPSIPEVETMRVDEAPKETWMTPILAYIRKGTLPEDKFMARRLRYQAARYVIYDEVLYKRGFNQPLLRACDRCQRFANYSSMPVTLLTPMASPWLFAMWGIDLIGELPKAKRDVKYAVVAKLDRDHFAEIVTGKKMLRLIKGFI, from the exons atggaagtctatgtggatgatatgctgGTAAAGTCCAAGGTGGCGGGTGACCACATCAAGCACTTGATGGAAATGTTTGACATTCTGAGGAGGTTTCGTATGAAATTAAACCCGCAAAAATGTGTGTTCGGTGTGGAGTCGGGCAAGTTTCTCGGGTTCATTGTCAACcacaggggaattgaggccaaccccgcaaAGATCAAGGCATTGATGGATATGAAGTCACCCACCAATGTGAAACAAGTGCAGAGTTTGACTGGGAGAATCGCCGCGTTAAATCGATTTGTTTCCAAATCGTCCGATAGATGCAAGGAATTTTTCAAGGCGATCAAATTAGCTgggaaagactttgtatggacgtCAAAATGTGAAGAGGCTTTCAAAAGAATCAAAGAGCAACTGGGAAACCCTCCTATGTTATCAAAGCCGTTAGACGGGGAGTCTCTAATACTGTACCTTGCAGTGTCTGAATATTCGATCAGTGCAGTTCTGGTTAGAGAAGAAGATGGGCAGCAATCACCAGTGTACTACGTGAGCAAGCGGTTACACGACGCTGAAACTCGCTACACAAGTATGGAGAAACTGGTTTACGCCCTGATTCTTGCGTCAAGAAAATTGCGACCGTATTTTCAAGCCCATAGAGTTGAAGTTCGCACAGCATACCCGCTGCGACAGGTCCTGCACAAACCAGAATCATCAGGCAGAATGCTGAAATGGGTtgtggagttgggacagtttgatttggaatatgtACCTCAAACAGCGATAAAAGGGCAAGCCTTAGCCgatttcttgttggaatttgattctgaaaTTTGTGATAAAGCTTTGGTAATGCTACATCCGCCTC gtgCGGGTATAGTACTTGTGTCTCCGGAGGGTCACCATCTGATGAGCGCcattcatttcaagttttataCAACCAATAATGATGCGGAATATGAGGCGCTGATTAATGGCCTGAAAATCGCTTTGGAAATGGGGGTGCGGAACTTAATTGCAAGAAGTGACTCCGAGTTGGTAGTGAATCAGGTGAACGGGGGATTTCAAGCGCGAGGCCCACGAacagaattatacttgagatgtACGCAGCGCCTGATTGGAATGTTCAAAGAAGTTAGATTGGAATGTGTTCCGCAGGAGAAGAACAGTAATGCGGATGCTCTGGCAAAAATGGGGTCGCAACAAGAGGCTGTGTTGTTAGGAACCATCCCCCTTGAAATCCAGGAgattcctagtatcccagagGTAGAAACTATGCGAGTGGATGAGGCTCCCAAGGAGACATGGATGACGCCCATTTTAGCCTACATTCGCAAGGGAACACTCCCCGAGGATAAGTTTATGGCTCGCCGACTCCGCTATCAGGCTGCAAGATACGTGATATACGACGAAGTCTTGTACAAGAGAGGGTTCAACCAACCTCTGCTTAG ggcatgtgatcgctgccagcgcttTGCAAACTACTCGTCTATGCCGGTGACACTCTTGACGCCTATGGCAAGCCCGTGGCTGttcgccatgtggggaattgatcttatCGGGGAGTTGCCGAAAGCTAAAAGAGACGTCAAATATGCAGTGGTTGCG AAGTTGGATCGGGATCACTTCGCAGAGATTGTTACGGGAAAGAAGATGCtgaggttaatcaaaggcttcatttag